Proteins from a single region of Canis aureus isolate CA01 chromosome 26, VMU_Caureus_v.1.0, whole genome shotgun sequence:
- the CHRNA4 gene encoding neuronal acetylcholine receptor subunit alpha-4 isoform X2: MMTTNVWVKQEWHDYKLRWDPADYENVTSIRIPSELIWRPDIVLYNNADGDFAVTHLTKAHLFYDGRVQWTPPAIYKSSCSIDVTFFPFDQQNCTMKFGSWTYDKAKIDLVSMHSRVDQLDLWESGEWVIVDAVGTYNTRKYECCAEVYPDITYAFVIRRLPLFYTINLIIPCLLISCLTVLVFYLPSECGEKITLCISVLLSLTVFLLLITEIIPSTSLVIPLIGEYLLFTMIFVTLSIVITVFVLNVHHRSPRTHTMPAWVRRVFLDVVPRLLFMKRPSVVKDNCRRLIESMHKMASAPGFWPEPEGEPGVPSGTQSRGPSRTPSFCGPVDEPAKPPPACKSPSGQAPALRPSEAEEASPRPSPDSCRPLTKARSLSVQHVSGPPEGVEDGVRCRSRSIQYGGPQDAAASEAGGPVAGSPALLKASSAELPAPEQPSPCKCRCKKEPSPSAVPKARGTKAPPRHLPLSPALTRAVEGVQYIADHLKAEDTDFSVKEDWKYVAMVIDRIFLWVFIIVCLLGTAGLFLPPWLAGMI; encoded by the exons ATGATGACCACCAACGTGTGGGTGAAGCAG gaGTGGCACGACTATAAGCTGCGCTGGGACCCTGCCGATTACGAGAACGTCACCTCCATCCGCATCCCCTCTGAGCTCATCTGGCGGCCGGACATCGTCCTCTACAACAA CGCGGACGGGGACTTTGCGGTCACCCACCTGACCAAGGCCCACCTCTTCTACGACGGGCGGGTCCAGTGGACACCCCCCGCCATCTACAAGAGCTCGTGCAGCATCGACGTCACCTTCTTCCCGTTCGACCAGCAGAACTGCACCATGAAGTTCGGGTCCTGGACGTACGACAAGGCCAAGATAGACCTGGTGAGCATGCACAGCCGCGTGGACCAGCTGGACCTGTGGGAGAGCGGCGAGTGGGTCATCGTGGACGCCGTGGGCACCTACAACACCAGGAAGTACGAGTGCTGCGCCGAGGTCTACCCGGACATCACCTACGCCTTCGTCATCCGGCGCCTGCCGCTCTTCTACACCATCAACCTCATCATCCCCTGCCTGCTCATCTCCTGCCTCACCGTGCTCGTCTTCTACCTGCCGTCGGAGTGCGGCGAGAAGATCACGCTGTGCATCTCCGTGCTGCTCTCGCTCACCGTCTTCCTGCTGCTCATCACCGAGATCATCCCCTCCACCTCGCTGGTCATCCCGCTCATCGGCGAGTACCTGCTCTTCACCATGATCTTCGTCACGCTGTCCATCGTCATCACGGTCTTCGTGCTCAACGTGCACCACCGCTCGCCGCGCACGCACACCATGCCCGCCTGGGTCCGCCGGGTCTTCCTGGACGTCGTGCCCCGCCTGCTCTTCATGAAGCGGCCGTCCGTGGTCAAGGACAACTGCAGGCGGCTCATCGAATCCATGCACAAGATGGCCAGCGCCCCAGGCTTCTGGCCCGAGCCCGAGGGGGAGCCCGGCGTCCCGAGCGGAACCCAGAGCCGGGGCCCCTCGCGCACCCCGTCCTTCTGCGGCCCCGTGGACGAGCCGGCCAAGCCCCCGCCGGCCTGCAAGTCGCCCTCGGGCCAGGCCCCTGCTCTGCGGCCCTCAGAGGCGGAGGAAGCGAGCCCCCGCCCCTCGCCTGACTCCTGCCGTCCCCTCACCAAAGCCCGGTCCCTGAGTGTCCAGCACGTGTCCGGCCCTCCCGAAGGGGTGGAGGACGGCGTCCGCTGCCGGTCCCGGAGCATCCAGTACGGCGGTCCCCAGGACGCCGCCGCCTCTGAAGCTGGGGGCCCCGTGGCCGGCTCCCCGGCCTTGCTCAAGGCCAGCTCGGCCGAGCTCCCGGCCCCAGAGCAGCCCTCTCCCTGCAAATGCAGGTGCAAGAAGGAGCCGTCCCCGAGCGCCGTGCCCAAAGCCCGGGGCACCAAAGCGCCCCCCCGGCACCTGCCCCTGTCTCCGGCCCTGACGCGGGCGGTGGAGGGCGTCCAGTACATCGCGGACCACCTGAAGGCGGAGGACACAGACTTCTCG GTGAAGGAGGACTGGAAGTACGTGGCCATGGTCATCGACCGAATCTTCCTCTGGGTGTTCATCATCGTCTGCCTGCTGGGGACCGCGGGCCTCTTCCTGCCCCCCTGGCTGGCTGGCATGATctag
- the CHRNA4 gene encoding neuronal acetylcholine receptor subunit alpha-4 isoform X3, with amino-acid sequence MKFGSWTYDKAKIDLVSMHSRVDQLDLWESGEWVIVDAVGTYNTRKYECCAEVYPDITYAFVIRRLPLFYTINLIIPCLLISCLTVLVFYLPSECGEKITLCISVLLSLTVFLLLITEIIPSTSLVIPLIGEYLLFTMIFVTLSIVITVFVLNVHHRSPRTHTMPAWVRRVFLDVVPRLLFMKRPSVVKDNCRRLIESMHKMASAPGFWPEPEGEPGVPSGTQSRGPSRTPSFCGPVDEPAKPPPACKSPSGQAPALRPSEAEEASPRPSPDSCRPLTKARSLSVQHVSGPPEGVEDGVRCRSRSIQYGGPQDAAASEAGGPVAGSPALLKASSAELPAPEQPSPCKCRCKKEPSPSAVPKARGTKAPPRHLPLSPALTRAVEGVQYIADHLKAEDTDFSVKEDWKYVAMVIDRIFLWVFIIVCLLGTAGLFLPPWLAGMI; translated from the exons ATGAAGTTCGGGTCCTGGACGTACGACAAGGCCAAGATAGACCTGGTGAGCATGCACAGCCGCGTGGACCAGCTGGACCTGTGGGAGAGCGGCGAGTGGGTCATCGTGGACGCCGTGGGCACCTACAACACCAGGAAGTACGAGTGCTGCGCCGAGGTCTACCCGGACATCACCTACGCCTTCGTCATCCGGCGCCTGCCGCTCTTCTACACCATCAACCTCATCATCCCCTGCCTGCTCATCTCCTGCCTCACCGTGCTCGTCTTCTACCTGCCGTCGGAGTGCGGCGAGAAGATCACGCTGTGCATCTCCGTGCTGCTCTCGCTCACCGTCTTCCTGCTGCTCATCACCGAGATCATCCCCTCCACCTCGCTGGTCATCCCGCTCATCGGCGAGTACCTGCTCTTCACCATGATCTTCGTCACGCTGTCCATCGTCATCACGGTCTTCGTGCTCAACGTGCACCACCGCTCGCCGCGCACGCACACCATGCCCGCCTGGGTCCGCCGGGTCTTCCTGGACGTCGTGCCCCGCCTGCTCTTCATGAAGCGGCCGTCCGTGGTCAAGGACAACTGCAGGCGGCTCATCGAATCCATGCACAAGATGGCCAGCGCCCCAGGCTTCTGGCCCGAGCCCGAGGGGGAGCCCGGCGTCCCGAGCGGAACCCAGAGCCGGGGCCCCTCGCGCACCCCGTCCTTCTGCGGCCCCGTGGACGAGCCGGCCAAGCCCCCGCCGGCCTGCAAGTCGCCCTCGGGCCAGGCCCCTGCTCTGCGGCCCTCAGAGGCGGAGGAAGCGAGCCCCCGCCCCTCGCCTGACTCCTGCCGTCCCCTCACCAAAGCCCGGTCCCTGAGTGTCCAGCACGTGTCCGGCCCTCCCGAAGGGGTGGAGGACGGCGTCCGCTGCCGGTCCCGGAGCATCCAGTACGGCGGTCCCCAGGACGCCGCCGCCTCTGAAGCTGGGGGCCCCGTGGCCGGCTCCCCGGCCTTGCTCAAGGCCAGCTCGGCCGAGCTCCCGGCCCCAGAGCAGCCCTCTCCCTGCAAATGCAGGTGCAAGAAGGAGCCGTCCCCGAGCGCCGTGCCCAAAGCCCGGGGCACCAAAGCGCCCCCCCGGCACCTGCCCCTGTCTCCGGCCCTGACGCGGGCGGTGGAGGGCGTCCAGTACATCGCGGACCACCTGAAGGCGGAGGACACAGACTTCTCG GTGAAGGAGGACTGGAAGTACGTGGCCATGGTCATCGACCGAATCTTCCTCTGGGTGTTCATCATCGTCTGCCTGCTGGGGACCGCGGGCCTCTTCCTGCCCCCCTGGCTGGCTGGCATGATctag
- the CHRNA4 gene encoding neuronal acetylcholine receptor subunit alpha-4 isoform X1, which yields MELGGPGAPPPPLPALLLLLGAGFLPVSSHVETRAHAEERLLKTLFSGYNKWSRPVANISDVVLVHFGLSIAQLIDVDEKNQMMTTNVWVKQEWHDYKLRWDPADYENVTSIRIPSELIWRPDIVLYNNADGDFAVTHLTKAHLFYDGRVQWTPPAIYKSSCSIDVTFFPFDQQNCTMKFGSWTYDKAKIDLVSMHSRVDQLDLWESGEWVIVDAVGTYNTRKYECCAEVYPDITYAFVIRRLPLFYTINLIIPCLLISCLTVLVFYLPSECGEKITLCISVLLSLTVFLLLITEIIPSTSLVIPLIGEYLLFTMIFVTLSIVITVFVLNVHHRSPRTHTMPAWVRRVFLDVVPRLLFMKRPSVVKDNCRRLIESMHKMASAPGFWPEPEGEPGVPSGTQSRGPSRTPSFCGPVDEPAKPPPACKSPSGQAPALRPSEAEEASPRPSPDSCRPLTKARSLSVQHVSGPPEGVEDGVRCRSRSIQYGGPQDAAASEAGGPVAGSPALLKASSAELPAPEQPSPCKCRCKKEPSPSAVPKARGTKAPPRHLPLSPALTRAVEGVQYIADHLKAEDTDFSVKEDWKYVAMVIDRIFLWVFIIVCLLGTAGLFLPPWLAGMI from the exons ATGGAGCTcgggggccccggggcgccgccgccgccgctgccggcgctgctgctgctgctgggggccGGCTTCCTGCCCG TGAGCAGCCACGTGGAGACCCGGGCCCACGCGGAGGAACGGCTGCTGAAGACGCTTTTCTCTGGCTACAACAAGTGGTCCCGGCCCGTGGCCAACATCTCCGACGTGGTCCTTGTCCACTTCGGGCTGTCCATCGCGCAGCTCATTGACGTG GATGAGAAGAACCAAATGATGACCACCAACGTGTGGGTGAAGCAG gaGTGGCACGACTATAAGCTGCGCTGGGACCCTGCCGATTACGAGAACGTCACCTCCATCCGCATCCCCTCTGAGCTCATCTGGCGGCCGGACATCGTCCTCTACAACAA CGCGGACGGGGACTTTGCGGTCACCCACCTGACCAAGGCCCACCTCTTCTACGACGGGCGGGTCCAGTGGACACCCCCCGCCATCTACAAGAGCTCGTGCAGCATCGACGTCACCTTCTTCCCGTTCGACCAGCAGAACTGCACCATGAAGTTCGGGTCCTGGACGTACGACAAGGCCAAGATAGACCTGGTGAGCATGCACAGCCGCGTGGACCAGCTGGACCTGTGGGAGAGCGGCGAGTGGGTCATCGTGGACGCCGTGGGCACCTACAACACCAGGAAGTACGAGTGCTGCGCCGAGGTCTACCCGGACATCACCTACGCCTTCGTCATCCGGCGCCTGCCGCTCTTCTACACCATCAACCTCATCATCCCCTGCCTGCTCATCTCCTGCCTCACCGTGCTCGTCTTCTACCTGCCGTCGGAGTGCGGCGAGAAGATCACGCTGTGCATCTCCGTGCTGCTCTCGCTCACCGTCTTCCTGCTGCTCATCACCGAGATCATCCCCTCCACCTCGCTGGTCATCCCGCTCATCGGCGAGTACCTGCTCTTCACCATGATCTTCGTCACGCTGTCCATCGTCATCACGGTCTTCGTGCTCAACGTGCACCACCGCTCGCCGCGCACGCACACCATGCCCGCCTGGGTCCGCCGGGTCTTCCTGGACGTCGTGCCCCGCCTGCTCTTCATGAAGCGGCCGTCCGTGGTCAAGGACAACTGCAGGCGGCTCATCGAATCCATGCACAAGATGGCCAGCGCCCCAGGCTTCTGGCCCGAGCCCGAGGGGGAGCCCGGCGTCCCGAGCGGAACCCAGAGCCGGGGCCCCTCGCGCACCCCGTCCTTCTGCGGCCCCGTGGACGAGCCGGCCAAGCCCCCGCCGGCCTGCAAGTCGCCCTCGGGCCAGGCCCCTGCTCTGCGGCCCTCAGAGGCGGAGGAAGCGAGCCCCCGCCCCTCGCCTGACTCCTGCCGTCCCCTCACCAAAGCCCGGTCCCTGAGTGTCCAGCACGTGTCCGGCCCTCCCGAAGGGGTGGAGGACGGCGTCCGCTGCCGGTCCCGGAGCATCCAGTACGGCGGTCCCCAGGACGCCGCCGCCTCTGAAGCTGGGGGCCCCGTGGCCGGCTCCCCGGCCTTGCTCAAGGCCAGCTCGGCCGAGCTCCCGGCCCCAGAGCAGCCCTCTCCCTGCAAATGCAGGTGCAAGAAGGAGCCGTCCCCGAGCGCCGTGCCCAAAGCCCGGGGCACCAAAGCGCCCCCCCGGCACCTGCCCCTGTCTCCGGCCCTGACGCGGGCGGTGGAGGGCGTCCAGTACATCGCGGACCACCTGAAGGCGGAGGACACAGACTTCTCG GTGAAGGAGGACTGGAAGTACGTGGCCATGGTCATCGACCGAATCTTCCTCTGGGTGTTCATCATCGTCTGCCTGCTGGGGACCGCGGGCCTCTTCCTGCCCCCCTGGCTGGCTGGCATGATctag